A part of Nocardioides plantarum genomic DNA contains:
- a CDS encoding SUKH-4 family immunity protein codes for MFSDDDIVTALSDVLPLDESLEAYPGTWQEPPYADRDGRAVLGLGDHSWDVLLDRGTGRLEGVPEGADAFLLNTTLERFVRCVHAAVTAFEEADRLEAEAESEEADDLGEEDEETVDELEEIGERLERRLREIDPDAMVDDNSFWAVLAEELGYGL; via the coding sequence GTGTTCTCCGACGACGACATCGTGACCGCGCTCTCCGACGTCCTGCCGCTCGACGAGTCGCTGGAGGCCTACCCGGGCACCTGGCAGGAGCCGCCGTACGCCGACCGCGACGGTCGCGCCGTGCTCGGCCTGGGCGACCACTCGTGGGACGTGCTGCTCGACCGCGGGACCGGCCGGCTGGAGGGGGTGCCCGAGGGCGCCGACGCGTTCCTGCTCAACACCACGCTCGAGCGGTTCGTGCGTTGCGTCCACGCCGCGGTGACGGCCTTCGAGGAGGCCGACCGGCTCGAGGCCGAGGCCGAGTCCGAGGAGGCCGACGACCTCGGCGAGGAGGACGAGGAGACGGTCGACGAGCTGGAGGAGATCGGGGAGCGCCTCGAGCGCCGGCTGCGGGAGATCGACCCCGACGCCATGGTCGACGACAACAGCTTCTGGGCGGTGCTCGCCGAGGAGCTCGGCTACGGCCTCTGA
- a CDS encoding DNA polymerase ligase N-terminal domain-containing protein, with protein MGDPVFVLHDHRKPRPHFDLRLEEGGVLHSWAVPKGLPTDSAHDRLAVAVADHDLDHATYVDEHKSIADHGTWSLVDRTDRRFVFDLHGQQGTRRYALIDTGRDWLLHLLKQQP; from the coding sequence ATGGGCGACCCGGTCTTCGTGCTGCACGACCACCGCAAGCCGCGCCCTCACTTCGACCTGAGGCTCGAGGAGGGCGGGGTGCTGCATTCCTGGGCGGTGCCCAAGGGACTGCCGACCGACAGCGCCCACGACCGGCTCGCGGTGGCCGTCGCCGACCACGACCTCGACCACGCGACGTACGTCGACGAGCACAAGTCGATCGCCGACCACGGCACCTGGTCGCTGGTCGACCGCACCGACCGGCGGTTCGTGTTCGACCTGCACGGCCAGCAGGGCACGCGTCGCTACGCGCTGATCGACACCGGGCGGGACTGGCTCCTGCACCTGCTCAAGCAGCAGCCCTGA
- a CDS encoding PepSY domain-containing protein — protein sequence MNPRPALLALVTAPLALALVACGGDSDDDGAAPAASTSDSSAATSPSSAPSSAPSSAPSSAPSSSAPSTASGATGDDALLAAARTGLGAVDGTVFTVDRDNGGWDVTVVASDGTESDLTTSADGASVTRGPVVDRDDADDTSDAAERRRLLADATVTYEDALATARDEVPATTIDGVDLDLDNGRAVWDVQLGEDTADEQTVVVDAATGDVVRVERDD from the coding sequence ATGAACCCCCGCCCCGCCCTGCTCGCCCTCGTCACCGCCCCGCTGGCCCTGGCCCTCGTGGCCTGCGGTGGTGACTCCGACGACGACGGGGCCGCCCCGGCGGCCTCGACCTCGGACTCGTCCGCCGCGACGAGCCCGTCCTCCGCTCCCTCGTCCGCCCCGTCCTCCGCGCCCTCGTCCGCCCCCTCGTCATCGGCGCCCTCGACCGCGTCGGGCGCCACCGGTGACGACGCGCTCCTCGCGGCCGCACGCACCGGTCTCGGGGCCGTCGACGGCACCGTGTTCACCGTCGACCGCGACAACGGCGGCTGGGACGTCACCGTGGTGGCGTCCGACGGCACCGAGTCGGACCTCACGACCAGCGCCGACGGGGCCTCGGTGACCCGCGGCCCGGTCGTCGACCGCGACGACGCCGACGACACCTCCGACGCCGCCGAGCGCCGGCGGCTGCTGGCCGACGCGACGGTGACCTACGAGGACGCCCTGGCCACGGCCCGTGACGAGGTCCCCGCCACCACGATCGACGGCGTCGACCTCGACCTCGACAACGGCCGCGCGGTCTGGGACGTCCAGCTGGGCGAGGACACCGCCGACGAGCAGACGGTCGTCGTCGACGCCGCGACCGGCGACGTGGTCCGCGTCGAGCGCGACGACTGA
- a CDS encoding GNAT family N-acetyltransferase — translation MFSPAVLTHWVPATADVHGDPHDDRLRVVVDDTLPDNRSVMLLELVTGGGCLSLTPQRATQSGLVAGALVDPDDVRRALGAAGVALHDPDHLLYLPLEEQAVLLDESPPSGTRQLDAGDEGDGAAFAGFTAAAPPADLDEAFVELDHWLVVGTFVDDRLVSVASAYPWAGTTLADVGVLTLPDHQGRGLARRTVRALSGRALAAGHEPQYRCQLDNAPSVALARAAGFAPLATWQVVDVDD, via the coding sequence GTGTTCTCCCCCGCCGTCCTCACCCACTGGGTCCCCGCCACCGCCGACGTCCACGGCGACCCTCACGACGACCGGCTGCGCGTGGTCGTCGACGACACGCTCCCCGACAACCGGTCGGTGATGCTGCTCGAGCTCGTCACCGGTGGCGGCTGCCTGAGCCTGACCCCCCAGCGCGCGACGCAGTCCGGCCTGGTGGCCGGTGCGCTCGTCGACCCCGACGACGTACGCCGGGCGCTCGGCGCGGCCGGGGTCGCGCTGCACGATCCCGACCACCTCCTCTACCTCCCGCTCGAGGAGCAGGCGGTGCTGCTCGACGAGAGTCCTCCCTCCGGCACGCGCCAGCTCGACGCGGGCGACGAGGGCGACGGGGCGGCGTTCGCCGGCTTCACCGCCGCGGCCCCGCCGGCCGACCTCGACGAGGCGTTCGTCGAGCTCGACCACTGGCTGGTCGTCGGCACGTTCGTCGACGACCGGCTCGTCTCGGTCGCCAGCGCCTACCCGTGGGCCGGCACGACCCTGGCCGATGTCGGCGTGCTCACCCTGCCCGACCACCAGGGCCGCGGGCTCGCCCGGCGGACAGTCCGGGCCCTGAGCGGCCGCGCCCTCGCCGCCGGCCACGAGCCGCAGTACCGCTGCCAGCTCGACAACGCGCCGTCCGTGGCCCTGGCCCGCGCGGCGGGTTTCGCGCCGCTGGCCACGTGGCAGGTCGTCGACGTCGACGACTGA
- a CDS encoding VOC family protein — translation MSLVTWQDLCLDALDVDAQARFWSAASGLSVADPAPPARLAGPTPGHTLWVNPVDRPHVVKNRTHLDIDCGSVEELVALGARVLAPAAETGLGWTVMADPEDNEFCAFVRTPEALPAYRLHGIGVDCVDPAAQARWWGDLFGVDPVHEVDGGDWWTLAGVAADDRMTLDFNTVPEPRTQPNRLHWDVVGRVDELLARGASYVGDQPDWTVLADPEGNEFCVFPPE, via the coding sequence ATGAGCCTCGTGACCTGGCAGGACCTGTGCCTCGACGCCCTCGACGTGGACGCCCAGGCACGGTTCTGGTCGGCGGCGAGCGGGCTGAGCGTCGCCGACCCGGCTCCGCCGGCGCGCCTGGCCGGACCGACGCCGGGCCACACGTTGTGGGTCAACCCGGTCGACCGCCCCCACGTGGTCAAGAACCGCACCCACCTCGACATCGACTGCGGCTCGGTCGAGGAGCTCGTCGCGCTGGGCGCGCGGGTGCTCGCGCCGGCCGCGGAGACCGGGCTCGGCTGGACGGTGATGGCCGACCCGGAGGACAACGAGTTCTGCGCGTTCGTGCGCACTCCCGAGGCCCTGCCCGCCTACCGCCTGCACGGCATCGGGGTCGACTGCGTCGACCCCGCCGCCCAGGCCCGCTGGTGGGGCGACCTCTTCGGCGTCGACCCGGTCCACGAGGTCGACGGGGGTGACTGGTGGACCCTCGCCGGGGTCGCGGCCGACGACCGGATGACCCTCGACTTCAACACGGTGCCCGAGCCGCGGACCCAGCCCAACCGGCTGCACTGGGACGTCGTCGGACGCGTCGACGAGCTGCTCGCGCGCGGGGCGTCGTACGTCGGGGACCAGCCGGACTGGACCGTGCTCGCCGATCCCGAGGGCAACGAGTTCTGCGTGTTCCCGCCCGAGTGA
- a CDS encoding prephenate dehydrogenase, producing MTFSRPAVVGAGLIGGSVALRLRAQGLDVVVVDPDPATLEAAAAAGLRTAEVVPADRDVVVLAAPLHVIVRALAAVAADAPDAVIVDVGSVKGTVRDAVVAQGLEARWVGAHPMAGTELSGFAHADAGLLVGASWGVTRGDGPVADVVRWLVDVFAATVVVLDADAHDRSVALVSHAPHVLANALLEVVETAGDPAAAQLAAGSFRDGTRVAGRDPLRTRNMLADNAAALGPVLDDLVALLQRYRRDLDDPVALAERLARVTTAADVVRRPEPAWQAAADLDAALAAPGVLLVRAGPTGLETSR from the coding sequence GTGACGTTCTCGCGTCCCGCCGTGGTCGGCGCCGGCCTGATCGGCGGCTCGGTGGCGCTGCGCCTGCGCGCCCAGGGGCTCGACGTCGTCGTGGTCGACCCCGACCCGGCGACCCTCGAGGCGGCCGCGGCCGCCGGCCTGCGCACGGCCGAGGTGGTGCCCGCCGACCGTGACGTCGTCGTGCTGGCGGCCCCGCTCCATGTCATCGTCCGGGCCCTCGCGGCGGTCGCCGCCGACGCCCCCGACGCGGTCATCGTCGACGTCGGCAGCGTCAAGGGCACCGTGCGCGACGCCGTCGTCGCCCAGGGCCTCGAGGCCCGCTGGGTCGGCGCGCACCCGATGGCCGGCACCGAGCTGTCCGGGTTCGCCCACGCCGACGCCGGCCTGCTGGTCGGTGCGTCGTGGGGCGTCACCCGCGGCGACGGCCCGGTCGCCGACGTCGTGCGGTGGCTGGTCGACGTCTTCGCCGCGACCGTCGTCGTGCTCGACGCCGACGCCCACGACCGGTCCGTGGCGCTGGTCAGCCACGCCCCCCACGTGCTCGCCAACGCCCTGCTCGAGGTCGTCGAGACCGCCGGCGACCCGGCTGCCGCCCAGCTGGCCGCCGGGTCGTTCCGCGACGGCACCCGGGTCGCGGGCCGCGACCCGCTGCGCACCCGCAACATGCTCGCCGACAACGCGGCCGCGCTGGGCCCGGTCCTCGACGACCTCGTCGCGCTGCTGCAGCGCTACCGCCGCGACCTCGACGACCCGGTCGCGCTCGCCGAGCGGCTGGCGCGGGTCACGACCGCCGCCGACGTCGTACGACGCCCCGAGCCGGCGTGGCAGGCTGCCGCCGACCTCGACGCGGCCCTGGCCGCGCCGGGTGTCCTGCTCGTCCGCGCGGGGCCCACCGGCCTCGAGACCTCGAGGTAG
- the dapD gene encoding 2,3,4,5-tetrahydropyridine-2,6-dicarboxylate N-succinyltransferase — protein MSSDTRPGPAAGHGLVTLDADGVVLDAWFPEPLLAADAGPVPEGLDALAVPDDVRRVTREVRRVEIADLAAPPASTEDAWLRLHLLSHRLVRPHGLSLEGVFGLLTNVVWTSAGPCAVAGFELTRARLRASGAHVTVFGVDKFPRMVDYVVPSGVRIGDADRVRLGAHLAEGTTVMHEGFVNFNAGTLGASMVEGRISGGVVVGDGSDVGGGASIMGTLSGGGTQVISIGERCLLGANAGIGISLGDDCVVEAGCYVTAGTKVTIRDRDDKPAVVKALELSGLDNVLFRRNSVSGTIEAVPWKGTGIALNEALHANG, from the coding sequence CTGAGCAGCGACACCCGTCCCGGACCCGCCGCCGGCCATGGCCTGGTGACCCTCGACGCCGACGGCGTCGTGCTGGACGCCTGGTTCCCCGAGCCGCTCCTGGCCGCCGACGCCGGCCCCGTGCCCGAGGGGCTCGACGCACTCGCGGTGCCCGACGACGTACGCCGAGTGACCCGGGAGGTGCGCCGGGTCGAGATCGCCGACCTCGCGGCGCCGCCGGCCTCCACCGAGGACGCCTGGCTGCGCCTGCACCTGCTGTCCCACCGGCTGGTCCGCCCGCACGGCCTGTCGCTCGAGGGCGTCTTCGGCCTCCTCACCAACGTCGTGTGGACCTCCGCCGGACCGTGCGCCGTCGCGGGCTTCGAGCTGACCCGCGCCCGGCTGCGGGCCTCCGGCGCCCACGTCACGGTCTTCGGGGTGGACAAGTTCCCGCGGATGGTCGACTACGTCGTCCCGTCCGGTGTGCGCATCGGCGACGCCGACCGGGTCCGCCTCGGCGCCCACCTGGCCGAGGGCACCACCGTCATGCACGAGGGCTTCGTCAACTTCAACGCCGGCACCCTGGGCGCCTCGATGGTCGAGGGCCGCATCTCCGGCGGCGTCGTGGTCGGTGACGGCTCCGACGTCGGAGGTGGCGCCTCGATCATGGGCACCCTGTCCGGCGGCGGCACCCAGGTGATCTCGATCGGCGAGCGCTGCCTGCTCGGCGCCAACGCCGGCATCGGCATCTCCCTCGGCGACGACTGCGTGGTCGAGGCCGGCTGCTACGTCACCGCTGGCACCAAGGTCACCATCCGTGACCGCGACGACAAGCCCGCCGTGGTCAAGGCGCTCGAGCTGTCCGGGCTCGACAACGTGCTGTTCCGGCGCAACTCCGTGTCGGGGACGATCGAGGCCGTGCCGTGGAAGGGCACCGGCATCGCCCTCAACGAGGCGCTGCACGCCAACGGCTGA
- the dapE gene encoding succinyl-diaminopimelate desuccinylase, with protein MELDLTADAVTLTRQLVDIESVSQDEQAIADAVEAALRPLTHLTVVRRGNTVVARTDLGRAERVVIAGHLDTVPLNDNLPSRLDTDTGLLHGLGTCDMKGGDAVILRLAATVPAPDRDVTYVLYESEEIDSEFNGLNKLSQSDPDLLAADFAILMEPSDAVVEAGCQGTLRVEVRTTGERAHSARSWKGVNAIHGAAEVLARLNAYEARRPVIDGLEYHEGLNAVAIHGGVAGNVIPDECVVEVNFRFAPDRSEADAEAFVRDFFAGYDVRLTDTAPGALPGLDRPAARQFVEAVGGEVNPKFGWTDVARFTVLGVPAVNFGPGDPMLAHKQEEFVPIAQIEHCERVLRTWLGGEA; from the coding sequence GTGGAACTCGACCTCACCGCCGACGCCGTCACCCTCACCCGACAGCTGGTCGACATCGAGTCGGTCAGCCAGGACGAGCAGGCGATCGCCGATGCCGTCGAGGCCGCGCTGCGCCCGCTCACCCACCTCACCGTCGTACGACGGGGCAACACCGTCGTGGCCCGCACCGACCTCGGGAGGGCCGAGCGCGTGGTCATCGCCGGCCACCTCGACACCGTGCCCCTCAACGACAACCTGCCGAGTCGCCTCGACACCGACACCGGGCTGCTGCACGGCCTCGGCACCTGCGACATGAAGGGCGGCGACGCGGTCATCCTGCGCCTCGCGGCGACGGTGCCCGCGCCCGATCGCGACGTGACCTACGTGCTCTACGAGTCCGAGGAGATCGACTCGGAGTTCAACGGTCTCAACAAGCTCTCGCAGAGCGACCCGGACCTGCTGGCCGCCGACTTCGCCATCCTCATGGAGCCCTCCGACGCGGTCGTCGAGGCCGGCTGCCAGGGCACGCTGCGGGTGGAGGTCCGCACCACCGGCGAGCGCGCCCACTCGGCCCGCTCGTGGAAGGGCGTCAATGCCATCCACGGCGCGGCCGAGGTGCTCGCCCGGCTCAACGCCTACGAGGCGCGGCGCCCGGTCATCGACGGTCTCGAGTATCACGAGGGGCTCAACGCCGTGGCCATCCACGGCGGGGTGGCCGGCAACGTGATCCCCGACGAGTGCGTCGTCGAGGTCAACTTCCGCTTCGCCCCCGACCGCAGCGAGGCCGACGCCGAGGCCTTCGTCCGCGACTTCTTCGCCGGCTACGACGTGCGCCTGACCGACACCGCCCCCGGCGCGCTCCCCGGGTTGGACCGCCCCGCGGCGAGGCAGTTCGTCGAGGCGGTCGGCGGCGAGGTCAACCCCAAGTTCGGCTGGACCGACGTCGCCCGCTTCACCGTGCTCGGCGTGCCGGCGGTCAACTTCGGGCCGGGTGACCCGATGCTGGCCCACAAGCAGGAGGAGTTCGTGCCGATCGCCCAGATCGAGCACTGCGAGCGCGTGCTCCGCACCTGGTTGGGAGGCGAGGCATGA
- the ileS gene encoding isoleucine--tRNA ligase: MTYPRNDPDRRVPSNPRFPDIEKRVLEFWQQDGTFQASVEAREAGVDGSNEFVFYDGPPFANGLPHYGHLLTGYVKDVVPRYQTMRGRRVERRFGWDTHGLPAELEAMRLAGIKTTDEILELGIERFNELCRESVMKYTGEWRDYVTRQARWVDFDNDYRTMNSDYMESVIWAFKQLHDKGLIYEGFRVLPYCWNDETPLSNHELRMDDDVYQNRQDPAVTVGLRLTSGPAEGALALVWTTTPWTLPSNLAIMVGSEIDYVVVEAPVPGTESTARYLIAEARLASYARELGVSTGSTTDFSVVARHTGADLVGSTYVPPFTYYADHANAFRVVAADDAVTTTDGVGLVHTAGAFGEVDKEVTDREGIEPVMPVGKDGKFTHPVDDYAGLLVFDANLQIIDDLKAATRGEAAAAVSPGTVLLRRETYDHSYPHCWRCREPLIYKGVSSWFVEVTAFKDRMVELNQQINWVPDHIQDGQFGKWLENARDWSITRNRFWGSPVPVWVSDDAAYPRVDVYGSFAEIERDFGRVPTNRDGEPDLHRPYVDDLTRPNPDDPRPEGERSTMRRVADVLDVWFDSGSMPYAQVHYPFENQEWFDGADGDGHFPADFIVEYIGQTRGWFYTLHILSSGIFDKPAFQNCISHGIVLGSDGLKMSKSLRNYPDVSEVFDRDGADAMRWFLMSSPILRGGNLVVTEQGIRDSVRQVMIPLWNSWYFLQLYANAADGGRGVEVAGSSDSSHPLDRYVLAKARQYVEQVTVAFDDYAVAEACDATRSFLDVLTNWYIRRSRGRFFDEDADAFATLHTVLEVVCRVTAPLLPLTTEEVWQGLTGGRSVHLTDWPTLDELPADDDLVASMDLVREVCSAASALRKASSLRNRLPLSTLTVVIADPESLQGFGSLVDLVADEVNVKAVRLLAADSDEAAAYGVEQKLTVNARAAGPRLGREVQVAIKGSKSGNWSVADDGTVTAGGLALVEGEYALETVAGSSDLDAAVGVLPGGGFVVLDTAVTPELAAEGLARDLVRAVQQARRDAGLDVSDRIALVVGGSAAVLAAARAHQDLIAAETLATSYAVGEDGPASLDGAAAVDLADGETATIAVTKA, encoded by the coding sequence ATGACCTACCCCCGCAACGATCCCGACCGGCGCGTCCCGTCCAACCCGCGGTTCCCCGACATCGAGAAGCGGGTGCTCGAGTTCTGGCAGCAGGACGGCACCTTCCAGGCCAGCGTCGAGGCCCGCGAGGCCGGCGTCGACGGCAGCAACGAGTTCGTCTTCTACGACGGCCCGCCGTTCGCCAACGGCCTGCCCCACTACGGCCACCTGCTCACCGGCTACGTCAAGGACGTCGTCCCGCGCTACCAGACCATGCGCGGGCGCCGGGTCGAGCGCCGCTTCGGCTGGGACACCCACGGCCTGCCCGCCGAGCTCGAGGCGATGCGCCTGGCCGGCATCAAGACCACCGACGAGATCCTCGAGCTCGGCATCGAGCGGTTCAACGAGCTCTGTCGCGAGTCGGTGATGAAGTACACCGGCGAGTGGCGTGACTACGTCACCCGCCAGGCCCGCTGGGTCGACTTCGACAACGACTACCGCACCATGAACTCCGACTACATGGAGTCGGTCATCTGGGCGTTCAAGCAGCTGCACGACAAGGGCCTGATCTACGAGGGCTTCCGGGTGCTGCCCTACTGCTGGAACGACGAGACGCCGCTGTCCAACCACGAGCTGCGCATGGACGACGACGTCTACCAGAACCGGCAGGACCCCGCCGTCACCGTGGGGCTGCGGCTGACCAGCGGCCCGGCCGAGGGCGCGCTGGCGCTGGTGTGGACCACGACCCCGTGGACCCTGCCGTCCAACCTGGCGATCATGGTCGGCTCCGAGATCGACTACGTGGTCGTCGAGGCGCCGGTCCCCGGAACCGAGAGCACTGCTCGCTACCTGATCGCGGAGGCGCGCCTGGCGTCGTACGCGCGCGAGCTGGGGGTCTCGACAGGCTCGACCACCGACTTCTCGGTCGTGGCCCGCCACACCGGTGCCGACCTGGTCGGCAGCACCTACGTGCCGCCGTTCACCTACTACGCCGACCACGCCAACGCCTTCCGGGTCGTCGCGGCCGACGACGCGGTGACGACCACCGACGGTGTCGGCCTGGTGCACACCGCCGGCGCGTTCGGTGAGGTCGACAAGGAGGTCACCGACCGCGAGGGCATCGAGCCGGTGATGCCGGTGGGCAAGGACGGCAAGTTCACCCACCCCGTCGACGACTACGCCGGCCTGCTCGTCTTCGACGCCAACCTGCAGATCATCGACGATCTCAAGGCCGCGACCCGCGGTGAGGCCGCGGCCGCGGTCAGCCCCGGCACGGTGCTGCTGCGCCGCGAGACCTACGACCACTCCTACCCGCACTGCTGGCGCTGCCGCGAGCCCTTGATCTACAAGGGCGTCTCGTCGTGGTTCGTCGAGGTGACGGCGTTCAAGGACCGGATGGTCGAGCTCAACCAGCAGATCAACTGGGTCCCCGACCACATCCAGGACGGCCAGTTCGGCAAGTGGCTCGAGAACGCCCGCGACTGGTCGATCACCCGCAACCGCTTCTGGGGCAGTCCTGTGCCGGTCTGGGTGAGCGACGACGCGGCGTACCCCCGGGTCGACGTCTACGGCAGCTTCGCCGAGATCGAGCGCGACTTCGGGAGGGTGCCGACCAACCGCGACGGCGAGCCCGACCTGCACCGCCCCTACGTCGACGACCTGACCCGGCCCAACCCCGACGACCCGCGTCCTGAGGGGGAGCGCTCGACGATGCGCCGCGTCGCCGACGTGCTCGACGTGTGGTTCGACTCCGGGTCGATGCCCTACGCCCAGGTGCACTACCCGTTCGAGAACCAGGAGTGGTTCGACGGTGCGGACGGCGACGGGCACTTCCCCGCCGACTTCATCGTCGAGTACATCGGGCAGACCCGCGGCTGGTTCTACACGCTGCACATCCTGTCCTCGGGCATCTTCGACAAGCCGGCCTTCCAGAACTGCATCAGCCACGGCATCGTGCTCGGCTCCGACGGTCTGAAGATGTCGAAGTCGCTGCGCAACTACCCCGACGTCAGCGAGGTCTTCGACCGCGACGGCGCCGACGCGATGCGCTGGTTCCTGATGTCGAGCCCGATCCTGCGCGGCGGCAACCTCGTCGTGACCGAGCAGGGCATCCGCGACTCGGTGCGCCAGGTGATGATCCCGCTCTGGAACAGCTGGTACTTCCTGCAGCTCTACGCCAACGCCGCCGACGGCGGCCGAGGCGTCGAGGTGGCCGGGTCGAGCGACTCGTCGCACCCGCTCGACCGCTACGTGCTCGCCAAGGCCCGCCAGTACGTCGAGCAGGTCACCGTCGCCTTCGACGACTACGCCGTCGCCGAGGCCTGCGACGCCACCCGGTCGTTCCTCGACGTGCTGACCAACTGGTACATCCGGCGTTCGCGCGGTCGCTTCTTCGACGAGGACGCCGACGCCTTCGCCACCCTGCACACGGTGCTCGAGGTCGTCTGCCGCGTCACCGCGCCCCTGCTGCCGCTGACGACCGAGGAGGTCTGGCAGGGCCTGACCGGTGGCCGGTCCGTGCACCTGACCGACTGGCCGACCCTCGACGAGCTGCCCGCCGACGACGACCTGGTCGCCTCGATGGACCTCGTGCGCGAGGTCTGCTCGGCGGCGTCCGCGCTGCGCAAGGCGTCGTCGCTGCGCAACCGGCTGCCGCTGTCGACCCTGACGGTCGTCATCGCCGATCCCGAGTCCCTGCAGGGGTTCGGGTCCCTGGTCGACCTGGTGGCCGACGAGGTCAACGTCAAGGCGGTGCGCCTGCTCGCCGCCGACAGCGACGAGGCGGCGGCGTACGGCGTCGAGCAGAAGCTCACCGTCAACGCGCGGGCCGCGGGGCCGCGGCTGGGTCGTGAGGTCCAGGTCGCCATCAAGGGCTCCAAGTCCGGCAACTGGTCGGTGGCCGACGACGGCACCGTGACCGCGGGCGGGCTGGCGCTGGTCGAGGGGGAGTACGCGCTCGAGACCGTCGCGGGGTCGAGCGACCTCGACGCGGCCGTCGGCGTGCTGCCCGGCGGCGGGTTCGTGGTCCTCGACACCGCGGTCACCCCGGAGCTCGCCGCCGAGGGCCTGGCCCGCGACCTGGTGCGTGCGGTCCAGCAGGCCCGTCGCGACGCCGGTCTCGACGTGTCCGACCGGATCGCTCTGGTCGTGGGCGGCTCCGCGGCCGTGCTGGCCGCCGCCCGGGCCCACCAGGACCTGATCGCCGCCGAGACCCTGGCGACGTCGTACGCCGTGGGCGAGGACGGCCCTGCCAGCCTCGACGGCGCCGCCGCCGTCGACCTGGCCGACGGCGAGACCGCCACGATCGCCGTCACCAAGGCCTGA
- a CDS encoding DinB family protein, with translation MTDALTPPPGLWVHPDVDPRHDGDPVLRGERSVVLDYLRAYRLTFEMKLEGLDAEQLARRSVPPSTLSLLGLLRHLAKVEHSWARRVVEGRPELDRLYRTEAEPDLDFDGAVGDPAVVEDAWTSWRREVAHAEALYADVDLDRLCPHPDGELEARDVLVHLVEEYARHCGHADLLRECIDGRTGQ, from the coding sequence GTGACCGACGCACTGACTCCCCCACCCGGCCTGTGGGTCCACCCCGACGTCGACCCGAGGCACGACGGCGACCCGGTGCTGCGCGGCGAGCGGTCCGTGGTGCTCGACTACCTGCGCGCCTACCGGCTGACCTTCGAGATGAAGCTCGAGGGCCTCGACGCCGAGCAGCTGGCCCGCCGGTCGGTCCCGCCCTCGACGCTGTCGTTGCTCGGGCTGCTGCGCCACCTCGCCAAGGTGGAGCACTCGTGGGCCCGGCGCGTGGTCGAGGGACGGCCCGAGCTCGACCGGCTCTACCGCACCGAGGCCGAGCCCGACCTCGACTTCGACGGCGCGGTCGGCGATCCGGCCGTCGTGGAGGACGCGTGGACCTCGTGGCGCCGCGAGGTCGCCCACGCCGAGGCGCTGTACGCCGACGTCGACCTCGACCGGCTGTGCCCGCACCCCGACGGCGAGCTCGAGGCGCGCGACGTCCTGGTGCACCTGGTCGAGGAGTACGCCCGCCACTGCGGGCACGCCGACCTGCTCCGCGAGTGCATCGACGGGCGCACGGGCCAGTAG
- a CDS encoding TIGR00730 family Rossman fold protein gives MRSKNKGPVVQRREQVDGTTTDQRLLDSRGPTDWVHADPWRVLRIQAEFVEGFGSLADLGPAVCVFGSARTPADHPSYAQGEELGRKLVDAGFAVMTGGGPGAMEAANKGACEAGGLSVGLGIELPFESGLNEWCDVGINFRYFFVRKTMFVKYSQGFVVLPGGLGTLDELFEALTLVQTQKVTAFPVVLIGTAYWSGLLGWLRDTVLADGKISAADLDRLVVTDDVDEAVALMTAAQAEGS, from the coding sequence ATGAGGTCGAAGAACAAGGGGCCGGTGGTCCAGCGGCGCGAGCAGGTCGACGGCACCACCACCGACCAGCGGCTGCTCGACAGCCGCGGCCCGACCGACTGGGTGCACGCCGATCCATGGCGCGTGTTGCGGATCCAGGCCGAGTTCGTCGAGGGGTTCGGCTCGTTGGCCGACCTCGGACCCGCCGTGTGCGTCTTCGGCTCGGCCCGCACCCCGGCCGACCACCCGTCGTACGCGCAGGGCGAGGAGCTCGGCCGCAAGCTCGTCGACGCCGGCTTCGCGGTGATGACCGGCGGTGGACCGGGGGCGATGGAGGCCGCCAACAAGGGCGCCTGCGAGGCCGGGGGGCTGAGCGTCGGGCTCGGCATCGAGCTGCCCTTCGAGTCCGGGCTCAACGAGTGGTGCGACGTCGGCATCAACTTCCGCTACTTCTTCGTGCGCAAGACGATGTTCGTCAAGTACAGCCAGGGATTCGTCGTCCTCCCCGGCGGGCTCGGGACCCTCGACGAGCTGTTCGAGGCGCTGACCCTGGTGCAGACGCAGAAGGTCACCGCGTTCCCCGTCGTCCTCATCGGTACGGCGTACTGGTCCGGCCTGCTCGGCTGGCTGCGCGACACCGTCCTGGCCGACGGCAAGATCTCGGCCGCCGACCTCGACCGGCTCGTCGTCACCGACGACGTCGACGAGGCGGTCGCGCTGATGACGGCCGCGCAGGCGGAGGGGTCATGA